A stretch of Macadamia integrifolia cultivar HAES 741 chromosome 7, SCU_Mint_v3, whole genome shotgun sequence DNA encodes these proteins:
- the LOC122084919 gene encoding alpha-farnesene synthase-like has product MGWWKKEGLAETLSFARHRLVECFLWAVGTVFEPQYGFLRKWLTKIINLIILIDDDIYDIYGSLDELEQFTDAVDRWDDKKIEHLPDYMKICFLALYGTTNEISSGVQKDPNRNIITPLKKVWTDFCKALLVEAKWYNSGYSPSLEEYLDNAWISSSGAILLVHVHFALTQVMSDEEVGFQETDQDLVYYPSMIIRLCNDLGTSAAELERGDAPSSILCYMREAKVSEEIAREHIKGMIVNSWKKINEKCISHSSHLPPMFLNLTYNIARVTHFFYQYEDGFGVQDRETRNNVLSLLVQPIELHHLNKTHSIKL; this is encoded by the exons ATGGG GTGGTGGAAGAAGGAGGGCCTTGCTGAGACCTTGAGCTTTGCAAGGCATCGATTAGTGGAGTGTTTCTTATGGGCAGTGGGAACAGTTTTTGAGCCTCAATATGGTTTTCTTAGAAAATGGCTGACAAAAATCATTAATCTGATTATCCTAATTGATGATGatatttatgatatttatgGCTCACTGGATGAACTAGAGCAATTCACCGATGCAGTGGACAG GTGGGATGACAAGAAAATTGAGCATCTTCCAGACTATATGAAGATATGTTTTCTAGCACTCTATGGAACGACTAATGAAATCTCCAGTGGCGTTCAGAAAGACCCGAATAGAAACATAATTACCCCTCTTAAGAAAGTG TGGACAGATTTTTGTAAAGCATTATTGGTGGAGGCGAAGTGGTACAATAGTGGATACTCACCCTCTTTAGAAGAGTATCTAGACAATGCATGGATCTCATCCTCAGGGGCCATCCTTCTAGTTCATGTACATTTTGCTCTAACCCAAGTGATGAGTGATGAAGAAGTAGGTTTCCAGGAGACCGATCAGGATCTTGTGTACTATCCATCCATGATCATTCGACTTTGCAATGACTTGGGGACTTCAGCG GCGGAGTTAGAAAGAGGTGATGCTCCATCATCAATCCTATGTTACATGAGAGAAGCAAAAGTTTCTGAGGAGATAGCTCGAGAGCACATAAAAGGCATGATAGTGAACTCATGgaagaaaattaatgaaaaatgcaTCTCCCACTCATCTCATTTGCCTCCTATGTTTCTTAATTTAACCTACAACATTGCACGAGTGActcattttttttaccaatatgAAGATGGCTTCGGGGTTCAAGACCGTGAAACCAGAAACAATGTCCTATCTTTGCTAGTTCAACCTATCGAACTTCATCATCTCAACAAAACTCACTCCATTAAATTATGA